One region of Streptomyces leeuwenhoekii genomic DNA includes:
- the typA gene encoding translational GTPase TypA encodes MAVSTTRHDIRNVAIVAHVDHGKTTIVDGMLKQAGAFAAHQLDSVDDRMMDSNDLEREKGITILAKNTAVKYHPKDGGDPITINIIDTPGHADFGGEVERGLSMVDGVVLLVDASEGPLPQTRFVLRKALQARLPIILCINKTDRPDARIDEVVNETYDLFLDLDADEDQIEFPIVYACGRDGIASLTKPEDGTVPSDSTSLEPFFTTILEHIPAPTYEEGAPLQAHVTNLDADNFLGRIALLRVHQGELKKGQTVAWMKRDGSVQNVRISELMMTEALTRKPAEKAGPGDICAVAGIPDIMIGETLADPENPVPLPLITVDEPAISMTIGTNTSPLVGRGGTGKGADAKAAVKDRKVTARQVKDRLDRELIGNVSLRVLDTDRPDAWEVQGRGELALAILVEQMRREGYELTVGKPQVVTKEIDGKVYEPVERMTIDVPEEHMGAVTQLMGVRKGRMDNMSNHGSGWVRMEFVVPSRGLIGFRTEFLTQTRGTGIAHSIHEGHEPWFGTLTTRNNGSLVADRAGSVTAFAMTNLQERGVLFVEPGTEVYEGMIVGENSRSDDMDVNITKEKKLTNMRSSTADVAESIVPPRKLSLEQSLEFCRDDECVEVTPEAVRIRKVVLDQRERARAASRAKHG; translated from the coding sequence ATGGCCGTGTCCACCACACGTCATGACATCCGCAACGTCGCCATCGTCGCCCACGTCGACCACGGCAAGACCACCATCGTCGACGGCATGCTGAAGCAGGCCGGCGCCTTCGCCGCCCACCAGCTCGACTCCGTCGACGACCGCATGATGGACTCGAACGACCTGGAGCGTGAGAAGGGCATCACGATCCTCGCCAAGAACACCGCGGTGAAGTATCACCCGAAGGACGGCGGGGACCCGATCACCATCAACATCATCGACACCCCCGGCCACGCCGACTTCGGTGGTGAGGTGGAGCGCGGTCTGTCCATGGTGGACGGTGTCGTGCTGCTGGTGGACGCCTCCGAGGGGCCGCTGCCGCAGACCCGCTTCGTGCTGCGCAAGGCGCTCCAGGCCCGGCTGCCGATCATCCTGTGCATCAACAAGACGGACCGTCCGGACGCCCGGATCGACGAGGTCGTCAACGAGACCTACGACCTCTTCCTCGACCTGGACGCCGACGAGGACCAGATCGAGTTCCCGATCGTCTACGCCTGCGGCCGGGACGGCATCGCCTCCCTGACCAAGCCGGAGGACGGCACGGTCCCGTCCGACTCCACCTCCCTGGAGCCGTTCTTCACCACGATCCTGGAGCACATCCCGGCCCCCACCTACGAGGAGGGCGCCCCGCTCCAGGCCCACGTGACCAACCTGGACGCCGACAACTTCCTCGGCCGGATCGCGCTGCTCCGCGTCCACCAGGGCGAGCTCAAGAAGGGCCAGACGGTCGCGTGGATGAAGCGCGACGGGTCCGTGCAGAACGTCCGCATCAGCGAGCTGATGATGACCGAGGCGCTCACCCGCAAGCCCGCGGAGAAGGCCGGTCCCGGTGACATCTGCGCGGTCGCCGGCATCCCCGACATCATGATCGGCGAGACCCTCGCGGACCCGGAGAACCCGGTCCCGCTGCCGCTGATCACGGTGGACGAGCCCGCGATCTCGATGACCATCGGCACCAACACCTCCCCGCTGGTCGGGCGCGGCGGCACCGGCAAGGGCGCCGACGCGAAGGCGGCCGTGAAGGACCGCAAGGTCACCGCCCGCCAGGTCAAGGACCGCCTGGACCGCGAGCTGATCGGCAACGTGTCGCTGCGGGTGCTGGACACCGACCGGCCCGACGCCTGGGAGGTGCAGGGCCGCGGTGAGCTGGCGCTGGCCATCCTGGTCGAGCAGATGCGCCGTGAGGGCTACGAGCTGACCGTCGGCAAGCCGCAGGTCGTCACCAAGGAGATCGACGGCAAGGTATACGAGCCGGTCGAGCGCATGACGATCGACGTGCCCGAGGAGCACATGGGCGCGGTCACGCAGCTCATGGGCGTGCGCAAGGGCCGCATGGACAACATGTCCAACCACGGCTCCGGCTGGGTGCGCATGGAGTTCGTCGTCCCCTCGCGCGGCCTGATCGGCTTCCGGACGGAGTTCCTCACCCAGACCCGCGGCACCGGCATCGCGCACTCCATCCACGAGGGCCACGAGCCCTGGTTCGGCACCCTGACGACCCGTAACAACGGTTCGCTGGTCGCCGACCGCGCCGGTTCCGTCACCGCGTTCGCGATGACGAACCTCCAGGAGCGCGGCGTGCTGTTCGTGGAGCCCGGCACCGAGGTGTACGAGGGCATGATCGTCGGCGAGAACTCCCGCTCCGACGACATGGACGTCAACATCACCAAGGAGAAGAAGCTCACCAACATGCGGTCGTCCACGGCCGATGTGGCCGAGTCGATCGTCCCGCCGCGCAAGCTGTCGCTGGAGCAGTCGCTGGAGTTCTGCCGCGACGACGAGTGCGTCGAGGTCACCCCGGAGGCCGTGCGCATCCGCAAGGTGGTGCTCGACCAGCGTGAGCGCGCCCGGGCCGCGAGCCGCGCCAAGCACGGCTGA
- a CDS encoding succinate dehydrogenase/fumarate reductase iron-sulfur subunit translates to MSGYEAHFRVWRGDAGGGGLKDFTVEVNDGEVVLDIVHRLQATQAPDLAVRWNCKAGKCGSCSAEINGRPRLMCMTRMSVFGRDETITVTPLRAFPVIRDLVTDVGFNYAKAREVPAFVPPAGLGPGEYRMMQEDVDRPQEFRKCIECFLCQDTCHVVRDHEENKPAFAGPRFLMRVAELDMHPLDAAAETGLDRKSTAQEEHGLGYCNITKCCTEVCPEGIKITDNALIPLKERAVDRKYDPLVWLGSKIRRRPPAG, encoded by the coding sequence ATGAGCGGCTACGAGGCCCACTTCCGGGTGTGGCGGGGAGACGCCGGGGGCGGCGGCCTGAAGGACTTCACGGTGGAGGTGAACGACGGCGAGGTGGTCCTCGACATCGTCCACCGCCTCCAGGCCACCCAGGCCCCCGACCTCGCCGTGCGCTGGAACTGCAAGGCGGGCAAGTGCGGTTCCTGCTCGGCGGAGATCAACGGACGGCCGCGCCTGATGTGCATGACCCGCATGTCGGTCTTCGGCCGGGACGAGACGATCACCGTCACCCCGCTGCGCGCCTTCCCGGTGATCCGCGACCTGGTGACCGACGTCGGCTTCAACTACGCCAAGGCCCGCGAGGTCCCGGCGTTCGTCCCGCCCGCCGGGCTCGGCCCCGGCGAGTACCGCATGATGCAGGAGGACGTGGACCGCCCCCAGGAGTTCCGCAAGTGCATCGAGTGCTTCCTGTGCCAGGACACCTGCCACGTCGTCCGCGACCACGAGGAGAACAAGCCCGCGTTCGCCGGTCCGCGCTTCCTGATGCGCGTCGCCGAGCTGGACATGCACCCCCTGGACGCGGCGGCCGAGACGGGGCTGGACCGCAAGAGCACCGCCCAGGAGGAGCACGGACTCGGCTACTGCAACATCACCAAGTGCTGCACCGAGGTCTGCCCCGAGGGCATCAAGATCACCGACAACGCGCTGATCCCGCTGAAGGAGCGGGCCGTCGACCGCAAGTACGACCCGCTGGTGTGGCTGGGGTCGAAGATCCGGAGGCGGCCCCCGGCCGGATGA
- a CDS encoding ABC transporter family substrate-binding protein, which produces MSHVGVGPRSVTRSVAFLAAGVLVVPALAACSTEDETADKPLAAQDIAPAARARVADGGTLRWAVDSVPDTLNAFQADADATTTRVAQAVLPSMYRMDAAGRPVRDPDYLESAKVVATEPKQVVLYRLNQQAVWSDGREVGAADFAAQWRALSGRDSAYWTARNAGYDRIEKIERGKNDLEVRVTFGRPYADWKSLFTPLYPKDVMGTPDSFNDGARRELEVTAGPFAVKKVDRDQGEVVLTRNPRWWGDQAKLSRIELRALPRDKRMAALVAGTVDLAEIDPDAAREPGFAAAPRRTATGTPLMGPGGSPRAGAAGERSAADALRSWAVANGSDDDAAYEEILARQERREARAAQERRRRALSGYEVRKSLEPAYTQLALNGADGPLADERVRRAVARALDRRKLAQAVLKPLGLPAVPVGSHLALSGQAAYADGSGALGSQDTKEALALLADAGWVPGGPVKEGEKAAGGQRKGSGQEEPEEESPGGDDGTYIVGEDGKSGDGDGGDGGSDGGGSDSGGSEDGHDGDNGDNGDNGDDGDDEEREEKGDKEGKGGKEGKEGKEGKEGKEGKGDNEKNEDSGKKGRNGENKAQGGAPGAYAPRGTAAPAGSAVAPLAKDGKPLTLRFVVPSGSGSKALRTVAERISGMLERVGIRTELTKVSDQSYFKDHIASGQYDLALYSWPASAFPATDARPIYAKPVPAADGSLNVEQNYTRVGTDQVDQLFDQALATLDEEEARALLRKADARIWAAAASLPLYQRPQLVAARKSLANAGAFGFETPVYEDMGFLKKGAQGARPPASPSS; this is translated from the coding sequence ATGTCCCACGTCGGCGTCGGACCGCGCTCGGTCACACGCTCGGTCGCCTTCCTCGCCGCGGGAGTGCTCGTCGTGCCCGCCCTCGCGGCCTGCTCCACCGAGGACGAGACGGCCGACAAGCCGCTGGCGGCACAGGACATCGCCCCCGCCGCGCGCGCCCGTGTCGCCGACGGCGGCACGCTGCGCTGGGCGGTGGACTCCGTACCGGACACCCTGAACGCCTTCCAGGCGGACGCCGACGCCACCACCACCCGGGTGGCCCAGGCCGTGCTGCCGTCGATGTACCGGATGGACGCCGCCGGCCGCCCGGTGCGCGATCCCGACTATCTGGAGTCGGCGAAGGTCGTCGCCACCGAGCCCAAGCAGGTCGTCCTGTACAGGCTCAACCAGCAGGCGGTCTGGAGCGACGGCCGGGAGGTGGGAGCCGCGGACTTCGCCGCCCAGTGGCGTGCCCTCTCCGGCCGTGACAGCGCCTACTGGACGGCCCGCAACGCCGGCTACGACCGCATCGAGAAGATCGAGCGCGGCAAGAACGACCTGGAGGTCCGGGTCACCTTCGGCCGCCCCTACGCCGACTGGAAGTCGCTGTTCACCCCGCTGTACCCGAAGGACGTCATGGGCACCCCGGACTCCTTCAACGACGGGGCGCGGCGCGAGCTGGAGGTCACCGCCGGTCCCTTCGCCGTGAAGAAGGTCGACCGCGACCAGGGCGAGGTCGTCCTCACCCGCAATCCGCGCTGGTGGGGCGACCAGGCCAAGCTGTCGCGGATCGAGCTGCGCGCGCTGCCCCGCGACAAGCGGATGGCCGCGCTGGTCGCCGGCACGGTCGACCTGGCCGAGATCGACCCGGACGCGGCCCGGGAGCCCGGGTTCGCCGCCGCCCCGCGCCGCACGGCCACCGGTACCCCGCTGATGGGCCCGGGCGGCTCCCCGCGCGCCGGTGCGGCCGGTGAGCGGTCGGCGGCGGACGCCCTGCGCTCCTGGGCCGTGGCCAACGGCTCCGACGATGATGCCGCCTACGAGGAGATCCTCGCCCGCCAGGAGCGGCGCGAGGCGCGGGCCGCCCAGGAGCGTCGGCGTCGGGCCCTGAGCGGCTACGAGGTCCGCAAGTCCCTGGAGCCCGCCTACACCCAGCTCGCCCTCAACGGCGCCGACGGCCCGCTCGCCGACGAACGGGTCCGCCGGGCCGTGGCCCGCGCCCTGGACCGCAGGAAGCTCGCCCAGGCCGTCCTGAAGCCCCTCGGGCTGCCCGCCGTGCCGGTCGGCAGTCACCTCGCGCTGTCCGGCCAGGCCGCGTACGCCGACGGCAGCGGGGCCCTGGGCAGCCAGGACACCAAGGAGGCGCTGGCTCTGCTCGCGGACGCCGGGTGGGTGCCGGGCGGGCCGGTGAAGGAGGGCGAGAAGGCCGCCGGAGGGCAGCGGAAGGGGTCCGGGCAGGAGGAGCCGGAGGAGGAGTCGCCGGGCGGCGACGACGGCACGTACATCGTCGGGGAGGACGGCAAGAGCGGCGACGGCGACGGCGGGGACGGCGGGAGCGACGGCGGCGGCTCGGACTCGGGCGGGTCGGAGGACGGGCACGACGGGGACAACGGGGACAACGGGGACAACGGGGATGACGGGGACGACGAGGAGAGGGAGGAGAAGGGGGACAAGGAGGGCAAGGGAGGCAAGGAGGGCAAGGAGGGCAAGGAGGGCAAGGAGGGCAAGGAGGGCAAGGGGGACAACGAGAAGAACGAGGACAGCGGGAAGAAGGGGCGGAACGGGGAGAACAAGGCGCAGGGCGGTGCCCCCGGCGCCTACGCCCCGAGGGGCACCGCGGCCCCGGCGGGCTCGGCGGTGGCGCCGCTCGCCAAGGACGGCAAGCCGCTCACGCTCCGCTTCGTGGTCCCCTCCGGCTCCGGCTCCAAGGCGCTGCGCACGGTGGCGGAGCGGATCTCCGGCATGCTGGAGCGGGTCGGCATCCGCACCGAGCTCACCAAGGTCTCCGACCAGAGCTACTTCAAGGACCACATCGCGTCCGGCCAGTACGACCTGGCCCTGTACTCGTGGCCCGCGTCCGCCTTCCCGGCCACCGACGCGCGCCCCATCTACGCCAAGCCCGTCCCGGCCGCCGACGGCTCCCTGAACGTCGAGCAGAACTACACCCGGGTCGGCACCGACCAGGTCGACCAGCTCTTCGACCAGGCCCTGGCCACGCTGGACGAGGAGGAGGCCCGCGCGCTGCTGCGCAAGGCCGACGCCCGCATCTGGGCGGCGGCCGCCTCCCTGCCCCTGTACCAGCGCCCCCAGCTCGTCGCCGCGCGGAAGAGCCTCGCGAACGCCGGCGCCTTCGGTTTCGAGACACCGGTGTACGAGGACATGGGCTTCCTGAAGAAGGGCGCGCAGGGGGCCCGGCCACCGGCGAGCCCGTCGTCCTGA
- a CDS encoding SpoIIE family protein phosphatase — protein MSEIPARAQEPGSPSDGARTVAADGPVSGALPPGDAMWQSSPPGSLYDYIKVASFSIGADGLVDQWSVRAEQLFGIPAERALGVDPIEVFIDPELRERGQRKMAEILDGREWTGVVPFRLPGDARGECGTRGLAEVYVMPTRTADGEKAAVCIVVDVRTLRSIETDLAASQAIFGQSPFGFLLIDTDLRVRRANHRFASVFGGTPDDHRGKGVHDYLPRGEAERVAATLRRVLETGDSVTDMHVTGFVPGSDERRNWSVNLYRVHSGTGRPIGVAWLGTDITARRAAAREAAAARRNLALLNEAGARIGNSLDLETTARELLDVVVPGFCDLATVDLYQGLLAGDETPPGLADGSAELRRVAFASAVSDAPFLGTGERVPVGSVHHFPFNSPCADALRTARPRSVPAEDGGLVQSTLAVPMVAHDTVVGLAQFARTKGSEPFGDRDRELAVELAARAAVCIDNARLYRREHERALILQRSLLPPGDPEASGLDIACRYLPGNAATGRPSEVGGDWFDVIELPGHRTALVVGDVMGRGLRAAVAMGELRTAVRTLAQLDLEPAEVLAQLDEIARGLGAAGGPSQTFGGGVRQATRAARRPREADLSEVYLATCVYAVYDAVTRRCTFANAGHLPPVLVEPGEQALMLDVPPGMPLGVGGEPFEEVEVELPEGALLALYTDGLVESRDHPLDEGLQAFVGALTDPTRPLEDVCDHVLNTLDTHHGEDDIALLMARVQGLPAESVGDWTLPREPRSVGRAREHARARLQGWGLDALVDTTELLVSELVTNALRYGEGEIRLRLLLDRTLVCEVWDSGLVQPRRRRARDTDEGGRGLQLVGLLSAAWGSRRTPRGKTVWFELPLPGDDDGLKDPAEALLSLF, from the coding sequence GTGAGCGAGATACCAGCGAGGGCCCAGGAGCCCGGCAGCCCGTCGGACGGCGCGAGGACGGTGGCCGCGGACGGGCCGGTTTCCGGCGCGCTGCCGCCCGGGGACGCCATGTGGCAGAGCAGTCCTCCCGGCTCCCTCTACGACTACATCAAGGTGGCGTCCTTCTCCATCGGCGCCGACGGGCTCGTCGACCAGTGGAGCGTGCGCGCGGAACAGCTGTTCGGCATACCGGCCGAGCGCGCCCTCGGCGTGGACCCCATCGAGGTCTTCATCGATCCCGAGCTGCGCGAGCGGGGCCAGCGCAAGATGGCGGAGATCCTCGACGGGCGGGAGTGGACCGGCGTGGTGCCCTTCCGGCTGCCCGGCGACGCCCGCGGAGAGTGCGGCACGCGCGGACTGGCCGAGGTCTACGTCATGCCCACGCGCACCGCCGACGGCGAGAAGGCCGCCGTGTGCATCGTCGTCGACGTCCGCACCCTGCGCAGCATCGAGACCGACCTCGCCGCCTCGCAGGCCATATTCGGGCAGTCCCCGTTCGGTTTCCTGCTGATCGACACCGATCTCCGGGTCCGCCGCGCCAACCACCGGTTCGCCTCCGTCTTCGGCGGCACGCCCGACGACCATCGCGGCAAGGGCGTCCACGACTATCTGCCGCGCGGCGAGGCCGAACGGGTCGCCGCGACCCTGCGGCGGGTGCTGGAGACCGGCGACTCCGTCACGGACATGCACGTCACCGGGTTCGTCCCGGGCTCCGACGAGCGCCGCAACTGGTCCGTCAACCTCTACCGCGTGCACAGCGGCACCGGCCGCCCCATCGGCGTCGCCTGGCTCGGCACCGACATCACCGCCCGCCGCGCCGCCGCCCGCGAGGCCGCCGCCGCCCGGCGCAACCTCGCCCTCCTCAACGAGGCCGGCGCCCGCATCGGCAACTCCCTGGACCTGGAGACCACCGCCCGCGAACTCCTCGACGTGGTCGTCCCCGGCTTCTGCGATCTGGCCACCGTCGACCTGTACCAGGGCCTGCTCGCCGGCGACGAGACCCCGCCGGGGCTCGCCGACGGCAGCGCCGAACTGCGCCGCGTCGCCTTCGCCAGCGCGGTGTCCGACGCCCCCTTCCTCGGCACCGGCGAGCGGGTCCCGGTCGGTTCCGTCCACCACTTCCCGTTCAACTCGCCCTGCGCCGACGCCCTGCGCACCGCCCGCCCGCGCTCCGTCCCCGCCGAGGACGGCGGCCTCGTGCAGTCCACGCTCGCCGTCCCGATGGTCGCCCACGACACGGTGGTGGGACTGGCGCAGTTCGCCCGCACCAAGGGCAGCGAGCCGTTCGGCGACCGCGACCGCGAACTGGCCGTGGAGCTGGCCGCGCGGGCCGCGGTCTGCATCGACAACGCCCGCCTGTACCGGCGCGAGCACGAGCGCGCGCTGATACTCCAGCGGTCCCTGCTGCCGCCCGGCGACCCGGAGGCGTCCGGCCTGGACATCGCCTGCCGCTATCTGCCGGGCAACGCGGCCACCGGGCGCCCCAGCGAGGTCGGCGGCGACTGGTTCGACGTGATCGAGCTCCCCGGCCACCGCACCGCGCTGGTCGTCGGCGACGTCATGGGCCGCGGCCTGCGCGCCGCCGTCGCCATGGGCGAACTCCGTACCGCCGTGCGCACCCTGGCCCAGCTCGACCTCGAACCGGCGGAGGTGCTCGCCCAGTTGGACGAGATCGCCCGCGGCCTGGGCGCCGCCGGCGGGCCCTCCCAGACGTTCGGGGGAGGCGTCCGCCAGGCCACCCGCGCCGCCCGCCGCCCCCGCGAGGCCGATCTGTCCGAGGTCTACCTGGCCACCTGCGTCTACGCCGTCTACGACGCCGTCACCCGGCGCTGCACCTTCGCCAACGCCGGCCATCTGCCGCCCGTCCTGGTCGAACCCGGCGAGCAGGCCCTCATGCTCGACGTGCCGCCCGGCATGCCCCTGGGGGTCGGCGGGGAGCCCTTCGAGGAGGTGGAGGTCGAACTCCCCGAGGGCGCGCTGCTCGCCCTCTACACGGACGGCCTGGTCGAGTCCCGCGACCACCCCCTGGACGAGGGACTCCAGGCGTTCGTCGGCGCCCTGACCGATCCCACCCGCCCCCTGGAGGACGTCTGCGACCACGTCCTCAACACCCTCGACACCCACCACGGCGAGGACGACATCGCCCTGCTCATGGCCCGGGTGCAGGGACTGCCCGCCGAGTCGGTGGGCGACTGGACCCTCCCGCGCGAGCCGCGCAGCGTGGGCCGGGCCCGCGAGCACGCGCGCGCCCGGTTGCAAGGGTGGGGCCTGGACGCGCTGGTCGACACCACCGAGCTGCTCGTCAGCGAGCTGGTCACCAACGCGCTCCGGTACGGCGAGGGGGAGATCAGGCTGCGTCTGCTCCTGGACCGGACGCTGGTGTGCGAGGTGTGGGACTCCGGCCTGGTCCAGCCGCGCCGCCGCCGCGCCCGCGACACCGACGAGGGCGGCAGGGGGCTGCAGCTCGTCGGACTGCTCAGCGCCGCCTGGGGCTCCCGCCGCACACCGCGCGGCAAGACGGTCTGGTTCGAACTGCCCCTGCCGGGCGACGACGACGGCCTGAAGGACCCGGCGGAGGCGCTGCTGAGCCTGTTCTGA
- a CDS encoding (deoxy)nucleoside triphosphate pyrophosphohydrolase, protein MTVRIVVGAALFDGGRLLAARRSAPAELAGRWELPGGKVETGETPEAALVRELREELGVEAEAGERIPGEWPLKAPYVLHVWTARLLPGSAGPAPLQDHDALRWLPPADVWEVPWLDQDVPAVRRTLAHLGLEAAPGG, encoded by the coding sequence ATGACGGTACGGATCGTGGTCGGCGCCGCCCTGTTCGACGGCGGGCGCCTGCTCGCCGCGCGCCGCAGCGCGCCGGCGGAGCTGGCCGGACGCTGGGAGCTGCCCGGCGGCAAGGTCGAGACGGGCGAGACGCCCGAGGCGGCGCTCGTGCGCGAACTGCGCGAGGAACTGGGCGTCGAGGCCGAGGCCGGTGAGCGGATCCCCGGGGAGTGGCCGCTGAAGGCCCCCTACGTCCTGCACGTGTGGACGGCCCGCCTGCTGCCCGGCTCCGCCGGCCCCGCCCCGTTGCAGGACCACGACGCACTGCGCTGGCTCCCGCCCGCCGACGTCTGGGAGGTGCCCTGGCTCGACCAGGACGTGCCGGCCGTACGGCGGACCCTGGCGCATCTCGGACTGGAAGCGGCGCCCGGCGGCTGA
- a CDS encoding ATP-binding protein produces MGVTYIDDDCVEWSFPAEPGAVRAARSLVRGQLRRWGLECMGDIAALLVSELVTNALRHATGPIGLRLVAPCAGDGVLRVEVSDSLPEMPRARVAHPEDEGGRGLQLVASSSRRWGTRPREAGKTVWFELTVPGRTDA; encoded by the coding sequence ATGGGCGTGACCTACATCGACGACGACTGCGTCGAGTGGTCCTTTCCCGCGGAGCCGGGTGCCGTACGGGCCGCCCGGTCCCTGGTCCGCGGCCAACTGCGCAGGTGGGGCCTGGAGTGCATGGGCGACATCGCCGCCCTGCTGGTCAGCGAGCTGGTCACCAACGCCCTGCGGCACGCCACCGGCCCCATCGGCCTCCGCCTGGTCGCGCCCTGCGCCGGGGACGGCGTGCTGCGCGTGGAGGTCTCCGACTCGCTCCCCGAGATGCCCCGCGCACGGGTCGCCCACCCCGAGGACGAGGGCGGACGCGGCCTGCAGCTGGTGGCCTCCTCCAGCCGCCGCTGGGGTACCCGCCCCAGGGAGGCGGGTAAGACGGTGTGGTTCGAGCTCACCGTGCCGGGGCGCACGGACGCGTGA
- a CDS encoding fumarate reductase/succinate dehydrogenase flavoprotein subunit, which yields MSVVDRQEWDVVVVGAGGAGLRAAIEARERGARTAVICKSLFGKAHTVMAEGGIAAAMGNVNAGDNWQVHFRDTLRGGKFLNQWRMAELHAREAPERVWELETWGALFDRTKDGRISQRNFGGHEYPRLAHVGDRTGLELIRTLQQKVVALQQEDHRLTGDYESRLKVFQECTVTRVLKDGERVSGVFAYERETGRFFVLEAPAVVIATGGIGKSFKVTSNSWEYTGDGHALALLAGAPLVNMEFVQFHPTGMVWPPSVKGILVTESVRGDGGVLRNSDGKRFMFDYIPDVFKDKYAESEDEADRWYDDPDHNRRPPELLPRDEVARAINTEVKEGRGSPHGGVFLDVSTRMPAEVIKRRLPSMYHQFKELADVDITAEAMEVGPTCHYVMGGVAVDSDTAAARGVPGLYAAGEVAGGMHGSNRLGGNSLSDLLVFGRRAGRYAAEYATGTAAARPRVDDGQIGAAAAEALRPFSAHGETGEPAGGPPENPYALHQELQQTMNDLVGIIRRETEMKQALEKLAELRGRAGRVGVEGHRQFNPGWHLALDLRNMLLVSECVARAALERTESRGGHTREDHPSMERAWRRINLLCRLAGPSDGSAAGGLAAADPARGRIALTRETTEPIRPDLLALFAKEELVKYLAEEELYE from the coding sequence ATGTCCGTGGTCGACCGGCAGGAATGGGACGTGGTCGTGGTGGGCGCGGGCGGCGCCGGGCTGCGCGCCGCGATCGAGGCGCGCGAGCGGGGCGCCCGTACGGCCGTGATCTGCAAGTCGCTCTTCGGCAAGGCGCACACGGTGATGGCCGAGGGCGGCATCGCGGCGGCGATGGGCAACGTCAACGCGGGCGACAACTGGCAGGTCCACTTCCGCGACACCCTGCGCGGCGGCAAGTTCCTCAACCAGTGGCGGATGGCGGAGCTGCACGCCCGGGAGGCGCCGGAGCGGGTCTGGGAGCTGGAGACCTGGGGCGCGCTCTTCGACCGTACGAAGGACGGCCGGATCTCGCAGCGCAACTTCGGCGGCCACGAGTACCCGCGCCTGGCGCATGTCGGCGACCGCACGGGCCTGGAGCTGATCCGCACCCTCCAGCAGAAGGTGGTCGCCCTCCAGCAGGAGGACCACCGGCTGACCGGCGACTACGAGTCCCGGCTCAAGGTCTTCCAGGAGTGCACGGTCACCCGGGTCCTGAAGGACGGGGAGCGGGTCTCCGGGGTGTTCGCCTACGAGCGGGAGACCGGCCGCTTCTTCGTCCTGGAGGCGCCCGCCGTGGTGATCGCCACCGGCGGCATCGGGAAGTCCTTCAAGGTCACCTCGAACTCGTGGGAGTACACCGGCGACGGTCACGCGCTGGCGCTGCTGGCGGGGGCGCCCCTGGTCAACATGGAGTTCGTGCAGTTCCACCCGACCGGCATGGTCTGGCCGCCGTCCGTGAAGGGCATCCTCGTCACCGAGTCGGTGCGCGGCGACGGCGGGGTGCTGCGCAACAGCGACGGCAAGCGGTTCATGTTCGATTACATCCCCGATGTCTTCAAGGACAAGTACGCCGAGTCGGAGGACGAGGCCGACCGCTGGTACGACGACCCCGACCACAACCGGCGCCCCCCTGAGCTGCTGCCCCGGGACGAGGTGGCGCGGGCCATCAACACCGAGGTGAAGGAGGGCCGGGGCTCTCCCCACGGCGGTGTCTTCCTCGACGTGTCGACCCGTATGCCCGCCGAGGTGATCAAACGGCGGCTGCCGTCCATGTACCACCAGTTCAAGGAGCTGGCCGACGTGGACATCACGGCCGAGGCGATGGAGGTCGGTCCCACCTGCCACTACGTGATGGGCGGCGTCGCCGTCGACTCCGACACGGCGGCGGCGCGCGGCGTGCCCGGGCTGTACGCGGCCGGCGAGGTCGCCGGCGGCATGCACGGCTCCAACCGGCTGGGCGGGAACTCCCTCTCCGACCTGCTGGTCTTCGGGCGCCGGGCGGGACGGTACGCCGCCGAGTACGCGACCGGTACGGCCGCGGCGCGCCCCCGGGTGGACGACGGCCAGATCGGCGCCGCCGCCGCGGAGGCGCTGCGGCCCTTTTCCGCGCACGGGGAGACCGGGGAGCCGGCCGGCGGCCCGCCGGAGAACCCGTACGCCCTCCACCAGGAGCTCCAGCAGACGATGAACGACCTCGTCGGCATCATCCGCCGGGAGACGGAGATGAAGCAGGCCCTGGAGAAACTGGCCGAGCTGCGCGGCCGGGCCGGCCGGGTCGGCGTGGAGGGGCACCGGCAGTTCAACCCCGGCTGGCACCTCGCCCTGGACCTGCGCAACATGCTGCTGGTCAGCGAGTGCGTGGCGCGGGCCGCCCTGGAGCGCACGGAGTCGCGCGGCGGGCACACCCGCGAGGACCACCCGTCGATGGAGCGCGCCTGGCGCCGGATCAACCTGCTGTGCCGGCTCGCCGGCCCCTCGGACGGGTCCGCGGCCGGCGGCCTGGCCGCGGCGGACCCGGCCCGCGGCCGCATCGCCCTCACCCGTGAGACCACCGAACCCATCCGCCCCGACCTGCTCGCCCTCTTCGCGAAGGAGGAGCTGGTCAAGTACCTGGCCGAAGAGGAGCTGTACGAATGA